One window of the Amycolatopsis mediterranei genome contains the following:
- a CDS encoding YbiU family protein, with translation MTTTELPANMAEAISRTKQELRARIGDVAGAFAGVRDRMRREVDAVATDPAAFPVVRFRDIAEGAVPHRTLGAVRRRGCAVVRGTFAPETAEAWDAELAAYLADNDFAGTYQGPADDVFAGLASGQPQIYPVYWSKPQIQARQHEHMVAVRRFLNSFWRHESEGRVWFDPDRDTAYPDRIRRRAPGSASLGLSAHTDSGSVERWLLPAYQRVFRHVFDGDWRAYDPWDGAYRTEVDEYPSTVMCSAFRTFQGWTALSEMRRGDGVLHVVPIPSAIVYVLLRALQDDIPGDDLCGAVNGQALPVDDKYHDDLLPALTSIPDVEPGDTVWWHGDVVHAVADGTNPDRWGSVMYIPASPHCAKNAAYAEQCGRAFLAGKSPGDFAPEDYERTWTGRATVDDLTAVGRDQLGL, from the coding sequence ATGACGACCACCGAGCTGCCTGCGAACATGGCCGAGGCGATTTCGCGGACGAAACAGGAGCTGCGCGCCCGGATCGGCGACGTCGCCGGCGCGTTCGCCGGAGTCCGGGACCGGATGCGGCGGGAGGTCGACGCCGTCGCCACCGACCCGGCCGCCTTTCCGGTGGTCCGGTTCCGCGACATCGCCGAAGGCGCCGTGCCGCACCGGACGCTCGGCGCCGTCCGCCGCCGCGGGTGCGCCGTCGTCCGAGGCACGTTCGCTCCCGAAACCGCCGAAGCGTGGGACGCCGAGCTGGCCGCGTACCTCGCGGACAACGACTTCGCCGGCACCTACCAGGGCCCGGCCGACGACGTCTTCGCCGGCCTCGCGTCCGGGCAGCCGCAGATCTACCCCGTCTACTGGTCGAAGCCGCAGATCCAGGCCCGCCAGCACGAGCACATGGTCGCCGTCCGCCGGTTCCTCAACTCCTTCTGGCGGCACGAGTCCGAGGGCCGCGTCTGGTTCGACCCCGATCGCGACACGGCCTACCCCGACCGCATCCGCCGCCGCGCGCCCGGATCGGCGTCCCTCGGCCTGTCCGCCCACACCGACTCCGGCTCGGTCGAACGCTGGCTGCTGCCGGCCTACCAGCGCGTTTTCCGGCACGTCTTCGACGGCGACTGGCGCGCCTACGACCCGTGGGACGGCGCGTACCGCACCGAAGTCGACGAGTACCCGTCGACGGTGATGTGCTCGGCCTTCCGCACCTTCCAGGGCTGGACGGCCTTGTCGGAGATGCGCCGGGGCGACGGCGTGCTGCACGTCGTGCCGATCCCGTCGGCGATCGTGTACGTCCTGCTTCGCGCGCTCCAGGACGACATCCCCGGCGACGACCTCTGCGGCGCGGTGAACGGCCAGGCGCTGCCCGTCGACGACAAGTACCACGACGACCTGCTGCCCGCGCTGACGTCGATCCCCGACGTCGAGCCGGGGGACACGGTGTGGTGGCACGGCGACGTCGTCCACGCGGTCGCCGACGGCACCAATCCGGACCGCTGGGGAAGCGTCATGTACATCCCGGCGAGCCCGCATTGCGCGAAGAACGCCGCCTACGCCGAGCAGTGCGGCCGGGCGTTCCTGGCCGGCAAGAGCCCGGGCGACTTCGCGCCCGAAGACTACGAGCGGACCTGGACCGGCCGCGCCACCGTCGACGACCTGACCGCCGTCGGGCGCGACCAGCTCGGTCTGTGA
- a CDS encoding dipeptidase, whose translation MDLRKRVDELMPRARDELADLVAMRSVADPRQFPPEECRRAAAWVAEAFAGAGFDTHLADTPDGSQAVLGSRPCGHEDAPTVLLYAHYDVQPPLADDQWRTPPFRLTEVDGRWYGRGAADCKGNILMHLTALRALGDDVPVDLKLVVEGSEEQGTGGLEAFVPKHAELLRADAILVGDTGNVAVGHPAVTVSLRGMVNVVVHVDALPSELHSGMFGGPAPDALAALVTVLATLRDDDGATTVHGLPGDGRWPGAPYPAAQFRADAGLSPGAVLLGSGEVGDTLWARPAVTVLGIDCPPVVGSTAALVPRARARLNLRIPPGVDPYHAACALSEHLMAAAPWGVDVSVEVEAMGEPFRAATGGPAHQAMGEAMRTAYGRPASRLGQGGSIPLCTVFAETYPDAEILLIGVEEPQARIHAPNESVAPQEIADMALAEALFLRGYGALRKERTGG comes from the coding sequence ATGGATCTCCGGAAGCGAGTGGACGAGCTGATGCCGCGAGCCCGCGATGAACTCGCGGACCTGGTCGCGATGCGCTCGGTCGCCGACCCACGGCAGTTCCCGCCGGAGGAGTGCCGGCGCGCCGCCGCCTGGGTGGCCGAGGCGTTCGCCGGGGCCGGGTTCGACACCCACCTCGCCGACACCCCGGACGGCAGCCAAGCCGTGCTCGGCTCCCGGCCGTGCGGCCACGAGGACGCCCCGACCGTGCTGCTCTACGCCCACTACGACGTCCAGCCGCCCTTGGCGGACGACCAGTGGCGGACGCCGCCGTTCCGGCTGACCGAAGTGGACGGACGCTGGTACGGCCGCGGCGCAGCCGACTGCAAGGGCAACATCCTCATGCACCTCACCGCGCTGCGGGCCCTCGGCGACGACGTGCCGGTCGACCTCAAGCTGGTCGTCGAGGGTTCGGAGGAGCAGGGCACCGGCGGTCTGGAGGCGTTCGTGCCCAAGCACGCCGAACTCCTGCGCGCCGACGCGATCCTGGTGGGCGACACCGGGAACGTCGCGGTCGGGCACCCGGCGGTCACGGTCAGCCTGCGCGGCATGGTCAACGTCGTCGTCCACGTCGACGCACTGCCGTCCGAACTGCACTCCGGCATGTTCGGCGGCCCCGCGCCGGACGCACTGGCCGCGCTGGTGACGGTGCTGGCCACCCTGCGCGACGACGACGGCGCCACGACCGTCCACGGCCTGCCCGGCGACGGCCGCTGGCCGGGCGCCCCGTACCCGGCGGCGCAGTTCCGGGCCGACGCGGGCCTGTCCCCCGGCGCCGTCCTGCTCGGCAGCGGCGAAGTCGGGGACACGCTGTGGGCGCGTCCGGCGGTGACGGTGCTCGGCATCGACTGCCCGCCGGTCGTCGGCTCCACGGCGGCGCTCGTCCCCCGCGCCCGGGCCCGGCTGAACCTGCGCATCCCGCCCGGCGTCGACCCGTACCACGCGGCGTGCGCGCTGAGCGAGCACCTGATGGCGGCCGCGCCGTGGGGCGTGGACGTCTCGGTGGAGGTCGAGGCCATGGGCGAGCCGTTCCGCGCCGCCACCGGCGGCCCCGCCCACCAGGCGATGGGCGAAGCCATGCGGACCGCGTACGGCCGCCCGGCGAGCCGGCTCGGACAGGGCGGATCGATCCCGCTGTGCACCGTCTTCGCCGAAACCTACCCCGATGCCGAGATCCTGCTCATCGGCGTCGAGGAACCGCAGGCCCGCATCCACGCGCCGAACGAAAGCGTGGCACCGCAGGAGATCGCGGACATGGCGCTGGCCGAAGCGTTGTTCCTGCGGGGCTACGGCGCACTGCGGAAGGAGCGAACGGGAGGCTGA
- a CDS encoding APC family permease, whose product MTTTNRPSRSPEAAGPPPAGGSRRARRPAAEWISWVALALMTTGSVASLRPSPTMAVYGLAAVFLYVVPAIVFLLPTSLVSAELASGWPGGVYNWVALGISKPAGFLAVWCQFAMTIFYYPSLLGYVASTLAYVFDPDLATSGWWTAAVIVVAYWSGVWISSRGTKGVAGLAGGGLVIGTILPGALLVILGLVFLGRGHPSAAPMSASHLLPAWAGLAGLVLIVNNFLSYSGMEMNAVHVSSLRKPGKEFPRAMFVAMGLVLLIFILPALAISWVVPSDELSLTAGVMQAFDAVFAGFGIQWLTPVIGILLVLASLGGMLTWLAGPSKGLLLIARQEGYLPPFLQRLNGRGVQQNILVAQGAVTTLIALLYAFIPDVSSAYWIFSVITTQVYLIMYLLMFVAAVRLRRKFPDHPRGFRAPMLLGLCGIGFCASLAALLVGFVPPSQFGSGSPWVYLGIVGGGALGLGLLVPFLFYRLRKPSWRQPEVTTS is encoded by the coding sequence ATGACCACCACCAACCGACCGAGCCGGTCCCCGGAAGCCGCGGGGCCGCCGCCCGCCGGAGGGAGCCGGCGCGCCCGGCGGCCGGCCGCCGAGTGGATTTCCTGGGTCGCGCTCGCGCTGATGACGACCGGTTCGGTCGCGAGCCTGCGCCCCTCGCCGACGATGGCCGTGTACGGCTTGGCCGCCGTTTTCCTCTACGTCGTCCCGGCGATCGTGTTCCTGCTGCCGACCTCGCTGGTCTCCGCCGAGCTGGCGTCCGGCTGGCCGGGCGGGGTGTACAACTGGGTCGCGCTCGGGATTTCCAAGCCGGCGGGCTTCCTGGCCGTCTGGTGCCAGTTCGCGATGACGATCTTCTACTACCCGAGCCTGCTCGGGTACGTCGCCAGCACGCTCGCCTACGTCTTCGACCCGGATCTGGCGACCAGCGGGTGGTGGACGGCGGCGGTGATCGTCGTCGCCTACTGGTCGGGGGTCTGGATCTCCTCCCGGGGCACCAAGGGCGTGGCCGGGCTCGCCGGCGGCGGGCTCGTCATCGGGACGATCCTGCCCGGTGCGCTGCTGGTGATCCTCGGCCTCGTGTTCCTCGGGCGGGGCCACCCGTCCGCGGCCCCGATGTCGGCGAGCCACCTGCTGCCCGCGTGGGCCGGGCTGGCCGGCCTCGTACTGATCGTGAACAACTTCCTGTCCTACTCCGGCATGGAGATGAACGCGGTGCACGTGTCCTCGCTGCGCAAACCGGGCAAGGAGTTCCCCCGCGCCATGTTCGTCGCGATGGGGCTCGTGCTGCTCATCTTCATCCTGCCCGCCCTCGCGATCAGCTGGGTGGTCCCGTCCGACGAGCTTTCGCTCACGGCGGGGGTGATGCAGGCCTTCGACGCCGTGTTCGCCGGCTTCGGGATCCAGTGGCTGACCCCGGTGATCGGCATCCTGCTCGTGCTGGCCTCCCTCGGCGGGATGCTGACCTGGCTGGCCGGCCCGTCGAAGGGACTGCTGCTGATCGCCCGGCAGGAGGGGTACCTGCCGCCGTTCCTGCAGCGGCTCAACGGCCGGGGCGTGCAGCAGAACATCCTCGTCGCCCAGGGCGCGGTCACCACCCTGATCGCGCTGCTCTACGCGTTCATCCCGGACGTGTCGAGCGCGTACTGGATCTTCTCGGTGATCACCACCCAGGTCTACCTGATCATGTACCTGCTGATGTTCGTCGCGGCGGTGCGGCTGCGGCGCAAGTTCCCCGACCACCCGCGCGGCTTCCGCGCGCCGATGCTGCTCGGCCTGTGCGGCATCGGGTTCTGCGCTTCGCTGGCCGCCCTGCTCGTGGGGTTCGTCCCGCCTTCGCAGTTCGGTTCGGGCAGCCCGTGGGTGTACCTGGGGATCGTCGGCGGCGGCGCGCTCGGGCTCGGCCTGCTGGTGCCGTTCCTGTTCTACCGCCTGCGCAAACCGTCGTGGCGGCAACCGGAGGTGACCACGTCATGA
- a CDS encoding glycoside hydrolase family 15 protein: MTETTIAEHGLIGDLQTAALVTTDGSIDWFCAPRFDSPSVFGALLDDEHGGRFRIRPAGACASSQMYHPDTAVLITRFSGPDGLGEVVDFMPPCGTGATTRHRIARLVRCVRGRMTFDVVVAPRFDYGRRPHQAILVANGAVFVARETSLALHAVREPGDEHLAEARVEGGDVHLSLSLTAGQVRGVMLETDAAEPPREIRVAEFEELFRSTVDWWRSWLARSTYRGRWREIVARSAITLKLLTYAPTGGLVAAPTLGLPEQLGGERNWDYRYTWVRDASFSVSALLSLGFAEEAARFGNWLGDRIREGVGGTSGPLSVLYRVDGTTDLREESLAHWSGYRGSSPVRIGNDAAGQLQLDIYGEALDSVFAADGAGFELPHQGWTALRAALDWLGEHWDQPEEGIWETRGGRKRFTYGRLMSWVAFDRGIRLAAAHGRPAPVEDWTWQRDSIHGQILARGWHRTRNAFVQHDTGEDLDAALLRMPRTGFLPPKDPLWLSTLDAIQDSLVTDSLVYRYDPAASPDGLAGSEGTFSLCSFAYVDALARAGRLEEARTAFEKMLTYANHVGLYAEEIAPTGEQLGNFPQAFTHLALIDAAVTLDAALG, from the coding sequence ATGACCGAGACCACGATCGCCGAGCACGGGCTGATCGGTGACCTGCAGACCGCCGCGCTGGTGACGACCGACGGGTCGATCGACTGGTTCTGCGCCCCGCGCTTCGACTCGCCGTCGGTCTTCGGCGCCCTGCTCGACGACGAGCACGGCGGCCGGTTCCGCATCCGCCCGGCCGGCGCGTGCGCCAGTTCGCAGATGTACCACCCGGACACCGCGGTGCTGATCACCCGGTTCTCCGGCCCGGACGGCCTCGGCGAGGTCGTCGACTTCATGCCGCCGTGCGGCACGGGTGCCACGACCCGGCACCGGATCGCCCGGCTCGTGCGCTGCGTCCGCGGCCGGATGACGTTCGACGTGGTGGTCGCGCCCCGGTTCGACTACGGCCGCCGTCCGCACCAGGCGATCCTCGTCGCGAACGGTGCGGTGTTCGTCGCGCGGGAGACTTCCCTGGCGCTGCACGCGGTCCGCGAGCCGGGCGACGAGCACCTCGCCGAGGCGCGCGTCGAAGGCGGTGACGTCCACCTGAGTCTCAGCTTGACGGCCGGCCAGGTCCGCGGGGTCATGCTGGAGACCGACGCCGCGGAGCCGCCGCGCGAGATCCGCGTCGCCGAGTTCGAGGAGCTCTTCCGGTCCACTGTGGACTGGTGGCGCTCGTGGCTGGCCCGGTCCACCTACCGCGGCCGCTGGCGGGAGATCGTGGCCCGCTCGGCGATCACCCTCAAGCTGCTCACCTATGCGCCGACCGGTGGCCTGGTCGCCGCGCCCACCCTCGGGCTGCCCGAACAGCTCGGCGGCGAGCGCAACTGGGACTACCGCTACACCTGGGTCCGGGATGCGTCGTTTTCGGTTTCGGCGTTGCTGTCGCTCGGGTTCGCGGAGGAGGCGGCCCGGTTCGGGAACTGGCTCGGCGACCGCATCCGCGAAGGCGTCGGCGGCACGAGCGGGCCGCTCTCCGTGCTGTACCGGGTGGACGGCACCACGGACCTGCGGGAGGAGAGCCTCGCCCACTGGTCCGGGTACCGCGGGTCGAGCCCGGTCCGGATCGGCAACGACGCGGCCGGGCAGCTGCAGCTCGACATCTACGGCGAAGCACTCGACAGCGTCTTCGCCGCCGACGGCGCGGGGTTCGAGCTGCCCCACCAGGGCTGGACGGCGTTGCGCGCGGCTCTGGACTGGCTGGGCGAACACTGGGACCAGCCCGAAGAAGGCATCTGGGAGACCCGCGGCGGCCGCAAGCGCTTCACCTACGGCCGCCTGATGAGCTGGGTCGCCTTCGACCGCGGCATCAGGTTGGCCGCCGCCCACGGCCGGCCGGCGCCGGTGGAGGACTGGACGTGGCAGCGCGACAGCATCCACGGCCAGATCCTCGCCCGCGGCTGGCACCGCACGCGCAACGCCTTCGTCCAGCACGACACGGGTGAGGACCTCGACGCGGCCCTGCTCCGCATGCCCCGCACCGGTTTTCTCCCGCCCAAGGACCCGCTGTGGCTCTCGACGCTCGACGCGATCCAGGACAGCCTGGTGACCGACAGCCTGGTCTACCGCTACGACCCCGCCGCGTCCCCGGACGGGCTGGCCGGCTCCGAAGGCACGTTTTCGTTGTGCAGCTTCGCCTACGTCGACGCGCTGGCCCGCGCCGGGCGGCTGGAGGAAGCCCGCACGGCGTTCGAGAAGATGCTGACCTACGCCAACCACGTCGGCCTGTACGCCGAGGAGATCGCCCCGACCGGCGAGCAGCTGGGCAACTTCCCTCAGGCGTTCACACACTTGGCGCTCATCGACGCGGCCGTCACGCTCGACGCCGCTCTCGGCTGA